agaggggtcagctgaggtggcttgggtatctgtttcggatgcctctggaacgccttcctgggaaggtgttccggtcccgtcccaccgggaggagaccccggggaagacctaggacacgctggagggactatgtctcccggctggcctgggaacgcctcagtgtccccccggaagagctggaggaagtgtctggggagagggaagtctgggcatctctgcttagactgctgcccccgcgacccggtcccggataagcggaagaagatctATGTATGACATgagaataatatttgtaattgtggaaaatgctgtAGTCATAAGAAAGGTACAAGGGACGTGGGAGTGGAGACTTGAGGTTTCACTCGTTGCCATATCTGTAAGCTCTGTTCACAGTTCCATCTCTCAACAGCATCACCAGGATGACATATAGCCTCCAGATCCCAAgatcctccagatcccaatcacaatGAACGCAGCACTCCTCCCAGCTCCCAATCGCTGAAATACTAAGGCCATTCAGAAGTCGGTGATAGCTTTCTAactgtcatggtacggtgagcagcagcgccaccgttccgtgcatcTTCAGTTTCCCATATCatacgaacacatcccggacttgttttgtcacacgtcttcaatcattcacaccaggtcccaattcatATCGGttttaagtgtttaaatgtttcccctctgctccccacagtgggGACCGTTGTCATGTTTGCTGTCGTGTACGTTATACGCGTTGCCTACCTACGGTTTGCTgcgttcagcccttttcttatGTTGCTTtgtttgctctgtgtttgtttattcaattaaaatatcctcaccgactacctctgcctgcacctggttccttgctcctgcAACACCACACCCATTCATTACACTAACGTTCTTTGATCTTAGTATGCTTTCCGTGTTTATGATTATCTTATCCTAGTCTGTATTGttgctatatttttttgctttatatatttcttaattcttattACGTAGatgtcatgtgtcatgtcacaaGAAAATAgttgtgttattcggtgcatttgatacaTAAACTTTGAAGTTTTAGTTTTCCTTTGGATCAACTTCTGTCTGATCACATCTTGACCACTCTGACCTGCTCCCAGGGTTTTGAGTCTGATATATAATTCTACAATTGGGACAATGCCCCTGCCTTTCCCGAGTCctattgtgggagaatcaatggagcaacttcgccAACAAGACATATAAAGTTTGAGAGGAACATTTTAAAGAGCAGCGTGAGTCACGTTAACTTAGAAGAGGCCTTAAAgagaatgcaattccatcaagttacccagttcaactcTTGGAGACAAGAACGATTGTATACTTccgattgctatgttataatacacaaattacacattgCCTCTgaatattctgggcaagggttggggattaacagGTTCACCCTTTAGCTGCTGGCAAGCTTCTATTCagtcaattcatcatctgtgtattatggttagaacataaaaaaaattcttccTGCTTGTATTCAGTCAGACTTAATATATAGtctatgtattttcctttttctcttagGCAAATTAAGTTTGACTGtctgaggtgaatatcaaagaaaGAGGTTACTTGATTTATAACTAGCAAATACTAATGTATACTGTGATGTTTACACTTGTGCTTCCCGAAAGAACGCATGGATAGATACAATTGCGAACAAAATTGACCGGTAAAGACAGGAAGTacctgttttatttgaaatgagaatgatATTGCAAAAATTTAAACTTAATTAAAactttaatgtaatttttttgtgacTGTTTGTGACTAATTACAGttatttacatgtttacaaCAATTTGATAGAAATATATCTCCTAATGATGGAATTAAAGGCAACAATCAACACCGCATAATcatgcattttaaatgaaaggATCTAGTCATCCTACTTCAAAATGACTGGACTCACTGACATCTGTCTCCATCTGCTGTTGAAGAAGGTAATTTATGGACTTTTAGTGACAACCCACTTATGTGACGAGCTCATGCTTTCACGCCCTAGTTTGCTGTAATTTGAGCGCCAGAGGTGGAATACGGATTTTGCAACTGTCAGCCACGTCACCGCCACGGACTAACTTTTTCAGCCCTTTGCGAACAGTTATGCTGGAATCTATATGCAAAATATCTACAATACACATTTATAAGTAGTGTTTTTGTAGTTATTTCGAATGACAAGACAAATATTTAGGAACATTTTGCGTGGAGCGGTTGCCCCAAATGTGTTTTTAGAGAAgtctttgatttaaaaaaaagttattgttaAAACTTCGTCTGAAGATTAGTTGAAGAACTTTGAGATTTCACCAAATATTCGAGCTTTTTTAGTACCTAAACAACACAATGAATATCTTCCGTTTAGCGGGTGACGTGTCGCATCTCGTTGCTATCATCTTACTAATATTGAAGATATGGAGGACCAAATCCTGTGCTGGTATGTTGaatctttttaaaataattctcAGGGAAATTACTGTTAATTATTGGGCCTATCGGTAGACTTAACTTATATTTATCAAACTTGGGGAAacccagaaacaaagaaatgcCTCTGTCCATGTCAGATAGAATTTAGAAACAGGCATTCAGTGTCAGTGGATTGTCGGTAATTGTAGCATCAAGATAAGGTGCACTGTGCATTGGTTACCGTACTTACATTAATGTTAACGCGCTTTGATCATTCGTTACTATACGCTGTAATATTTCGTTAGAGTTGCcctaaacaatgtaaacatgtcCATTTCCCTCACTACACACGCGAGAATGTTACGTGGCAAACAACCAGTTCCGTTTCAAGTAACCTAACTGGCTTTGGGAGTTCAAGCACCCTTGAAGACCTGCATCAATCGTTGAAatgacggtgttatactgtaaatgagattaattattttctttctgcagGTATTTCTGGGAAGTCTCAGGTGCTTTTTGCTTTAGTCTTCACTACCAGATACCTGGACCTAGTCATTACCTTTATCTCAATCTACAATGCAGTGATGAAGGTGAGCTGGAAGAAAGTGTTCTTCAAAGAAGATGATCAataatttgtattgtttttgaaacGCCTTGCctttctgatgtgtgtgtgtgtgtgtgtgtgtgcgtgcgcgagCTCAGGTGGTGTTTCTGGGTTTAGCCTATGCAACTGTGTACCTGATCTACATGCGGTTCAGAAGCACTTACAACTCGGAGAGTGACTCGTTCCGTGTTGAATTCCTGCTCGTCCCTGTGGCTGGACTTTCTTTCCTTGAAAATTATGCATTCGCCCCAATCGAGGTCAGTGCATCTGGCTCAGTGCTGCTGTATGAAGTATGATGTATATATTAGAATTAAATATTCAGTAACATCACCGTGTTTATAGATAATGCAAATGAGTGGCAACCAAAATCCCAAATATTGGTATGCAAGCGTCGGACGTTAAACTTATTTGAATGTTTACCCGTCTTTGCTACTCAGATCCTGTGGACCTTCTCCATCTACTTGGAGTCCGTGGCCATCTTGCCTCAGCTTTTCATGATCACAAAGACCGGCGAGGCAGAGTCCATCACCACGCACTACCTGTTCTTCCTCGGCCTCTATCGGGCCCTGTACCTGGCCAACTGGGTGTGGCGCTACAACACAGAAGGATTCTTTGACCAGATCGCTGTGGTCTCCGGTGTGGTGCAGACCATCTTCTACTGTGACTTCTTCTACCTCTACGTCACCAGGGGTAAGAAGACTTTTGATCAGTTGGACACTGTGCTGGACATTGTGTTATCTAAAATCTCAACTACCTATTTCATTCTGtttccctccttccctttgtCCCGCTCCAGTGCTCAGAGGAAGTGGAAAGATGTCCCTGCCCATGCCAGTCTAAAGAGAGCCGGTGTTGTGTCAAGCCACACATGGCCAGTTGAGTACCTGAAAGCACCACTACCCCCCCAGTCGTACTTATTAATGGAATACGCTCTGCCGTGTCACAGTACCTGTAAATACTTTGCCTGGGGTATACCCCGGAGGACAGCCGTCTTGCTGTTGGTAccaggtttgtttgttgtttagcctttgtgaatgtgtgctttTTCCATTTTACTTTTTTCTCTTCTTGTCATAATCCACAGCGACTTAGTGCATTGATATTATGCGAGGTGGGACTGCCACATAACACAGTCATATCAAGTACATCTGTCCCCCATAAAGGATTTATCCTCAAAATCAGCCCTAGTAGAAAAAGACAAGCTTTActtgtatttgtatgtattttttttaaggtaAGACTGAGAtgtcttatttaaaaaaaaaaaaagggggggggggaaagaTATCTTAACATCAGAaagaagctggttccaccaatGGGGTGCCAGGGCAAGAGCTTTGACTGGTCTGAGTAGTAGCTGACCTCCCATAGTGGTGGGAAGGCCAAGAAACTAGAGGCAAACTGAGTGCTTGGATTGGGATGTGCGGTTTGAGCATAGCCTCTGTAGACTAAAATGACCAAAAAACTATGGcgtttctgtgcatgtgtgaaaCAGTGTGTATGAATTCTGTGggaatatgtattttattttacttgcattattttctttcaaaggagcagatattgtgcattttcttttccttttcaaatagAAACACTTTTTTTATGTCTTATTACCAGattttcaaaatgataaaaCATATTACAGTATAGTTGAGCGGCTGTTTTCTGGTATTTTCACTTTCAGCTTATCCTCCTGTTTGTTCATACACCTCTGGCAGCCATTATGGCAGTGCATCTTACAGTGATTTCATAACATCTTTAAACAAATCTTCCCATTGGTTTTGTGAAACAGAATTGCAAAAGCTCAGAAAATTTGGTTAGAAGTAATTGATTAACAGGAACATTCTAACTCATAATAATCTTATTTTCAGGCAAATTTAAGTCAGTACTGGATATCtcagtcaccaaaaatctgTTATTTTTCCATTGAAGAATCAAACTCTGTCCTAGGGTTAGGTTTCCAGAGGTTTTGGGAGAAAGAGGAATATTGCAGTGCAGGGGGGAAAGGTCTCGTAGTAAGGACAACTGGCCCCTGTTCTGAACTCCCCAAGTGGATGCCACATAGAATGGAAAAGAAACCATCAGCTGTAACAATCAGGCTGTTTTCCTGACTTACCACCTATATCAGAACGTCATTGACTCCATTACCATCCTTTGACCTGCTTTGTCCCCTCAAACCATGATCTTACCTTGTCCTTTTCAGAGGATGCCATATTCAGAGATTTGGACTCTATTAGTTGACCTTTAATCATATACtgcttgttgtttttttgcggTTTATTTTCTGTTAGATTCCGTAAAATGCCACATAAGTtcaataaattaatataatatctTAATGCTGCTACACTACATGAAAAAAGAGGGTTTCACTGTATGTTGTGTTGGATTTGACCCAATAACTAATTTCAAATGTAAGCTTtcatgatacatttttggacattatttatatttttagccATCAATGATTCCCAAACAAATCTATTTAGTTTGTGCAATTTTGGCAACAACTATGGATATAGTATGTTGTGAAAAATTGTTAGACCATTATTTCAAAGGATTCACAGCTGTTGGCTGTCAAAGGTGCTTCCAACTGAAGTAATAATGACATATGCAATCAAGAGGTCCTAATTTTGTTTCCCCTAATTATTTGGACTCTTTTCCAACtcagtttaaaaaatgtagatTATGTTGTACAGATCTGTCGGGAAAATAAATAGATTGTAATCCTTTTTAGATTACATGCTGAGGTGACAACATTTGAAACTGTGAGAGATGTTGTAAACTCACTATTGAGTGTAAGGTGGCAAAACAATTCCACAACTTTGTGATGTTACAGTATAACCCAAACATACGTTGTATTTGATAACTCATTTAGtatttatataacatttattgaGTAAAAATTTGGACCAGGATTACATTGGCAGAAACAGATTAATGCTTGAACAAAATGGAAAAGTACTTACAAAGTATTTTACT
This is a stretch of genomic DNA from Esox lucius isolate fEsoLuc1 chromosome 11, fEsoLuc1.pri, whole genome shotgun sequence. It encodes these proteins:
- the kdelr3 gene encoding ER lumen protein-retaining receptor 3, translated to MNIFRLAGDVSHLVAIILLILKIWRTKSCAGISGKSQVLFALVFTTRYLDLVITFISIYNAVMKVVFLGLAYATVYLIYMRFRSTYNSESDSFRVEFLLVPVAGLSFLENYAFAPIEILWTFSIYLESVAILPQLFMITKTGEAESITTHYLFFLGLYRALYLANWVWRYNTEGFFDQIAVVSGVVQTIFYCDFFYLYVTRVLRGSGKMSLPMPV